A stretch of the Plodia interpunctella isolate USDA-ARS_2022_Savannah chromosome Z, ilPloInte3.2, whole genome shotgun sequence genome encodes the following:
- the LOC128683204 gene encoding antigen LPMC-61-like, which produces MRILATTAWVVLAVAASLAVPIKDEQALSREKRSPGGWHSPPPEGVWKKKLVWKEEWKQIWKTEKKLAWKTEWKKEKVPAWKTEQVQQWKEEQVPAWKVVQKPIWKEVQVPIWKEVQVPDWKKVWKPVWKEIQVPVTKTIQVPEWKQNYIPAWVKEGVPGEKYLGKDDHGWEYTSHDLWRKKMIWKPVWKKVWRTEHKQEWVTEKKLEWKEEWKQVWRTEKKQAWVTEKKQEWVEEKVQVWKTVKKEIWVPVQKKIWVEKWKQIQVPVWKTVEVPAWKKVWKPVWQKVWVQVHHEHHGWD; this is translated from the exons ATGAGGATCCTTGCGACTACG GCGTGGGTGGTGCTTGCCGTCGCAGCGTCACTCGCTGTTCCCATCAAAGACGAACAAGCTCTCTCCAGGGAGAAGCGATCTCCTGGAGGATGGCACTCTCCCCCACCAGAAGGAGTTTGGAAGAAAAAACTCGTCTGGAAGGAGGAGTGGAAGCAGATCTGGAAAACGGAGAAAAAGCTAGCCTGGAAAACTGAGTGGAAGAAGGAGAAAGTGCCCGCTTGGAAAACGGAACAAGTCCAGCAGTGGAAGGAAGAACAAGTCCCGGCGTGGAAAGTAGTGCAAAAACCAATCTGGAAGGAAGTACAGGTCCCCATCTGGAAGGAAGTTCAAGTGCCAGACTGGAAAAAGGTCTGGAAACCAGTGTGGAAGGAAATCCAAGTCCCGGTCACTAAAACTATTCAAGTACCAGAATGGAAACAGAACTACATCCCAGCGTGGGTAAAGGAGGGCGTTCCCGGAGAGAAATACTTAGGAAAAGACGACCACGGCTGGGAATACACCAGCCACGACCTCTGGAGGAAGAAGATGATCTGGAAGCCCGTATGGAAGAAAGTCTGGAGGACTGAGCATAAACAGGAGTGGGTGACTGAGAAAAAACTCGAATGGAAAGAAGAGTGGAAACAAGTTTGGAGGACTGAGAAGAAACAGGCTTGGGTAACGGAGAAGAAGCAAGAATGGGTAGAGGAGAAAGTTCAAGTCTGGAAGACGGTCAAGAAAGAAATTTGGGTACCTGTGCAGAAGAAAATCTGGGTAGAGAAATGGAAGCAAATCCAAGTCCCAGTCTGGAAGACCGTAGAAGTGCCGGCTTGGAAGAAGGTTTGGAAGCCGGTGTGGCAGAAGGTCTGGGTTCAGGTCCACCACGAACACCATGGATGGGACTAA